One window from the genome of Coturnix japonica isolate 7356 chromosome 21, Coturnix japonica 2.1, whole genome shotgun sequence encodes:
- the MASP2 gene encoding mannan-binding lectin serine protease 2 isoform X2, producing MSLILSSCCCCVISFITKLLLLLAALCGGVNSSMVLQKMYGRITSPDFPNTYPNHKERTWNITVPKGYAVRIYFTHFNLELSYQCEYDYVKLSSSGKTLATLCGWDSTDTEEAPGNKTYISIDNTLMVVFRSDYSNEKPFTGFEAFYAAEDIDECKQLFDGEPLCNHHCHNYVGGYYCSCRIGYTLHENKRTCTAQCQNQVFTQRTGEIASPDYPAPYPPLSTCSYNIQVEDGFLITLEFMETFNVETHPEVLCPYDVLRLETPRKQFDPFCGKTLPAKIETQTNVVNITFITDMSGAHTGWKVKYTAVGLPCPSPEAPPHGHIAPVQAQYTVGDHYALSCDIGYVLLENENVVMSFVAECQNNASWSKPTAECIIVDCGQPEAIDSGAILYLAGPEKTTYRAAIQYQCAAPFYTMKADSSGKYVCSDDGFWKNTKGEITLPVCEPVCGMQRSGAIERIYGGRRANPGQFPWQVMLITERGELGGGSLLYDSWVLTAAHIVAEQRNPSTLRIKLGILNKYSVHFEEVQAEQIFIHEGYKNDLVNFDNDIALIKLEHKVPMSATISPICLPGKEEKFQMKATDTVTVSGWGRTETRSSSVVLLYTELMVIDQKECTDAYANKSHNGNPLVVTENMLCAGVEGGGRDACYGDSGGPLVVWDAQTRKWFVVGIVSWALDCAVAGQYGVYTRVTSYMPWIESTIANNS from the exons ATGAGTCTCATCCTGTCtagctgttgctgctgtgtgattTCTTTCATTACCAA GCTGCTTCTCTTGCTCGCTGCGCTTTGTGGTGGAGTAAACAGCAGCATGGTGCTGCAGAAAATGTACGGGAGGATCACGTCCCCTGACTTCCCCAATACCTACCCAAATCACAAGGAGAGAACATGGAATATTACCGTCCCCAAAGGATATGCTGTCCGCATCTACTTCACCCACTTCAACCTGGAGCTGTCCTACCAGTGTGAATACGATTACGTGAAG ctgAGCTCCAGTGGGAAGACCTTGGCTACACTATGTGGATGGGATAGTACTGACACTGAGGAGGCTCCAGGCAACAAAACATACATCTCTATTGACAACACCCTCATGGTTGTATTTCGATCTGACTACTCCAATGAGAAGCCATTCACAGGCTTTGAGGCCTTCTATGCTGCTGAAG ATATTGATGAGTGCAAACAGCTGTTTGATGGTGAACCTCTCTGCAATCATCACTGTCACAACTATGTGGGGGGCTACTATTGCAGCTGTCGGATTGGCTACACACTGCATGAAAACAAGAGGACGTGCACAG CCCAGTGTCAGAACCAAGTTTTTACTCAAAGAACTGGAGAAATTGCCAGCCCTGACTATCCAGCGCCTTATCCCCCACTCAGCACCTGCAGCTACAATATCCAGGTAGAAGATGGCTTTCTGATCACATTGGAATTCATGGAGACCTTTAATGTGGAGACACACCCGGAGGTGCTGTGCCCCTATGATGTACTCAGG CTGGAAACACCCAGAAAGCAGTTTGACCCATTCTGTGGGAAGACACTGCCTGCAAAAATCGAGACACAGACTAATGTTGTAAATATTACCTTCATAACTGACATGTCAGGAGCACACACTGGCTGGAAGGTGAAATACACAGCAGTAG GTTTGCCGTGCCCCAGTCCTGAAGCACCACCCCATGGCCACATCGCACCAGTGCAAGCACAGTACACTGTGGGTGACCACTATGCCCTCTCTTGTGACATCGGATACGTGCTACTTGAA AATGAAAATGTTGTGATGTCTTTTGTAGCGGAATGCCAGAATAATGCTTCTTGGAGCAAACCCACGGCAGAGTGCATCA TCGTTGACTGTGGGCAGCCTGAGGCCATAGACAGCGGTGCCATTCTGTACCTCGCGGGGCCTGAGAAGACAACCTACAGGGCTGCCATTCAGTACCAGTGTGCAGCCCCCTTCTACACCATGAAGGCTGACAGCAGCG GTAAATATGTATGCAGTGATGATGGATTCTGGAAGAACACCAAGGGAGAAATAACACTGCCTGTCTGTGAACCAG TCTGTGGGATGCAGAGAAGCGGAGCTATAGAACGTATTTATGGAGGAAGGAGAGCCAACCCTGGACAATTTCCATGGCAAGTGATGTTAATTACTGAGCGTGGAGAATTAGGAGGTGGTTCACTTTTGTACGACAGTTGGGTTTTAACAGCTGCTCACATTGTAGCTGAGCAAAGAAATCCCTCAACTTTGAGGATTAAATTAGGGATTTTGAACAAATATTCAGTTCATTTTGAGGAAGTCCAGgcagaacagatttttattCATGAAGGTTACAAAAACGATCTAGTCAATTTTGACAACGATATTGCATTGATTAAATTGGAACATAAAGTCCCAATGAGTGCCACTATCTCACCCATTTGTTTacctggaaaagaagaaaaatttcagATGAAGGCCACTGACACAGTAACTGTATCGGGTTGGGGAAGAACTGAAACCAGGAGCTcttctgtggtgctgctgtaCACTGAACTGATGGTCATCGACCAGAAAGAGTGTACGGATGCGTATGCAAATAAATCACACAACGGCAACCCTCTTGTGGTAACAGAAAacatgctgtgtgctggagtTGAGGGAGGGGGCAGAGATGCCTGCTATGGGGACAGCGGGGGGCCGCTCGTGGTCTGGGATGCTCAGACCAGAAAGTGGTTTGTTGTTGGGATCGTGTCCTGGGCTTTAGACTGCGCTGTAGCAGGGCAGTATGGGGTCTATACAAGAGTAACGAGCTATATGCCTTGGATTGAAAGCACCATTGCAAATAATTCTTAG
- the MASP2 gene encoding mannan-binding lectin serine protease 2 isoform X4 → MVLQKMYGRITSPDFPNTYPNHKERTWNITVPKGYAVRIYFTHFNLELSYQCEYDYVKLSSSGKTLATLCGWDSTDTEEAPGNKTYISIDNTLMVVFRSDYSNEKPFTGFEAFYAAEDIDECKQLFDGEPLCNHHCHNYVGGYYCSCRIGYTLHENKRTCTAQCQNQVFTQRTGEIASPDYPAPYPPLSTCSYNIQVEDGFLITLEFMETFNVETHPEVLCPYDVLRLETPRKQFDPFCGKTLPAKIETQTNVVNITFITDMSGAHTGWKVKYTAVGLPCPSPEAPPHGHIAPVQAQYTVGDHYALSCDIGYVLLENENVVMSFVAECQNNASWSKPTAECIIVDCGQPEAIDSGAILYLAGPEKTTYRAAIQYQCAAPFYTMKADSSGAGKYVCSDDGFWKNTKGEITLPVCEPVCGMQRSGAIERIYGGRRANPGQFPWQVMLITERGELGGGSLLYDSWVLTAAHIVAEQRNPSTLRIKLGILNKYSVHFEEVQAEQIFIHEGYKNDLVNFDNDIALIKLEHKVPMSATISPICLPGKEEKFQMKATDTVTVSGWGRTETRSSSVVLLYTELMVIDQKECTDAYANKSHNGNPLVVTENMLCAGVEGGGRDACYGDSGGPLVVWDAQTRKWFVVGIVSWALDCAVAGQYGVYTRVTSYMPWIESTIANNS, encoded by the exons ATGGTGCTGCAGAAAATGTACGGGAGGATCACGTCCCCTGACTTCCCCAATACCTACCCAAATCACAAGGAGAGAACATGGAATATTACCGTCCCCAAAGGATATGCTGTCCGCATCTACTTCACCCACTTCAACCTGGAGCTGTCCTACCAGTGTGAATACGATTACGTGAAG ctgAGCTCCAGTGGGAAGACCTTGGCTACACTATGTGGATGGGATAGTACTGACACTGAGGAGGCTCCAGGCAACAAAACATACATCTCTATTGACAACACCCTCATGGTTGTATTTCGATCTGACTACTCCAATGAGAAGCCATTCACAGGCTTTGAGGCCTTCTATGCTGCTGAAG ATATTGATGAGTGCAAACAGCTGTTTGATGGTGAACCTCTCTGCAATCATCACTGTCACAACTATGTGGGGGGCTACTATTGCAGCTGTCGGATTGGCTACACACTGCATGAAAACAAGAGGACGTGCACAG CCCAGTGTCAGAACCAAGTTTTTACTCAAAGAACTGGAGAAATTGCCAGCCCTGACTATCCAGCGCCTTATCCCCCACTCAGCACCTGCAGCTACAATATCCAGGTAGAAGATGGCTTTCTGATCACATTGGAATTCATGGAGACCTTTAATGTGGAGACACACCCGGAGGTGCTGTGCCCCTATGATGTACTCAGG CTGGAAACACCCAGAAAGCAGTTTGACCCATTCTGTGGGAAGACACTGCCTGCAAAAATCGAGACACAGACTAATGTTGTAAATATTACCTTCATAACTGACATGTCAGGAGCACACACTGGCTGGAAGGTGAAATACACAGCAGTAG GTTTGCCGTGCCCCAGTCCTGAAGCACCACCCCATGGCCACATCGCACCAGTGCAAGCACAGTACACTGTGGGTGACCACTATGCCCTCTCTTGTGACATCGGATACGTGCTACTTGAA AATGAAAATGTTGTGATGTCTTTTGTAGCGGAATGCCAGAATAATGCTTCTTGGAGCAAACCCACGGCAGAGTGCATCA TCGTTGACTGTGGGCAGCCTGAGGCCATAGACAGCGGTGCCATTCTGTACCTCGCGGGGCCTGAGAAGACAACCTACAGGGCTGCCATTCAGTACCAGTGTGCAGCCCCCTTCTACACCATGAAGGCTGACAGCAGCG GTGCAGGTAAATATGTATGCAGTGATGATGGATTCTGGAAGAACACCAAGGGAGAAATAACACTGCCTGTCTGTGAACCAG TCTGTGGGATGCAGAGAAGCGGAGCTATAGAACGTATTTATGGAGGAAGGAGAGCCAACCCTGGACAATTTCCATGGCAAGTGATGTTAATTACTGAGCGTGGAGAATTAGGAGGTGGTTCACTTTTGTACGACAGTTGGGTTTTAACAGCTGCTCACATTGTAGCTGAGCAAAGAAATCCCTCAACTTTGAGGATTAAATTAGGGATTTTGAACAAATATTCAGTTCATTTTGAGGAAGTCCAGgcagaacagatttttattCATGAAGGTTACAAAAACGATCTAGTCAATTTTGACAACGATATTGCATTGATTAAATTGGAACATAAAGTCCCAATGAGTGCCACTATCTCACCCATTTGTTTacctggaaaagaagaaaaatttcagATGAAGGCCACTGACACAGTAACTGTATCGGGTTGGGGAAGAACTGAAACCAGGAGCTcttctgtggtgctgctgtaCACTGAACTGATGGTCATCGACCAGAAAGAGTGTACGGATGCGTATGCAAATAAATCACACAACGGCAACCCTCTTGTGGTAACAGAAAacatgctgtgtgctggagtTGAGGGAGGGGGCAGAGATGCCTGCTATGGGGACAGCGGGGGGCCGCTCGTGGTCTGGGATGCTCAGACCAGAAAGTGGTTTGTTGTTGGGATCGTGTCCTGGGCTTTAGACTGCGCTGTAGCAGGGCAGTATGGGGTCTATACAAGAGTAACGAGCTATATGCCTTGGATTGAAAGCACCATTGCAAATAATTCTTAG
- the MASP2 gene encoding mannan-binding lectin serine protease 2 isoform X5 → MSLILSSCCCCVISFITKLLLLLAALCGGVNSSMVLQKMYGRITSPDFPNTYPNHKERTWNITVPKGYAVRIYFTHFNLELSYQCEYDYVKLSSSGKTLATLCGWDSTDTEEAPGNKTYISIDNTLMVVFRSDYSNEKPFTGFEAFYAAEDIDECKQLFDGEPLCNHHCHNYVGGYYCSCRIGYTLHENKRTCTAQCQNQVFTQRTGEIASPDYPAPYPPLSTCSYNIQVEDGFLITLEFMETFNVETHPEVLCPYDVLRLETPRKQFDPFCGKTLPAKIETQTNVVNITFITDMSGAHTGWKVKYTAVGLPCPSPEAPPHGHIAPVQAQYTVGDHYALSCDIGYVLLENENVVMSFVAECQNNASWSKPTAECIIVDCGQPEAIDSGAILYLAGPEKTTYRAAIQYQCAAPFYTMKADSSGAGKYVCSDDGFWKNTKGEITLPVCEPVCGMQRSGAIERIYGGRRANPGQFPCCVDSCRTAALPASI, encoded by the exons ATGAGTCTCATCCTGTCtagctgttgctgctgtgtgattTCTTTCATTACCAA GCTGCTTCTCTTGCTCGCTGCGCTTTGTGGTGGAGTAAACAGCAGCATGGTGCTGCAGAAAATGTACGGGAGGATCACGTCCCCTGACTTCCCCAATACCTACCCAAATCACAAGGAGAGAACATGGAATATTACCGTCCCCAAAGGATATGCTGTCCGCATCTACTTCACCCACTTCAACCTGGAGCTGTCCTACCAGTGTGAATACGATTACGTGAAG ctgAGCTCCAGTGGGAAGACCTTGGCTACACTATGTGGATGGGATAGTACTGACACTGAGGAGGCTCCAGGCAACAAAACATACATCTCTATTGACAACACCCTCATGGTTGTATTTCGATCTGACTACTCCAATGAGAAGCCATTCACAGGCTTTGAGGCCTTCTATGCTGCTGAAG ATATTGATGAGTGCAAACAGCTGTTTGATGGTGAACCTCTCTGCAATCATCACTGTCACAACTATGTGGGGGGCTACTATTGCAGCTGTCGGATTGGCTACACACTGCATGAAAACAAGAGGACGTGCACAG CCCAGTGTCAGAACCAAGTTTTTACTCAAAGAACTGGAGAAATTGCCAGCCCTGACTATCCAGCGCCTTATCCCCCACTCAGCACCTGCAGCTACAATATCCAGGTAGAAGATGGCTTTCTGATCACATTGGAATTCATGGAGACCTTTAATGTGGAGACACACCCGGAGGTGCTGTGCCCCTATGATGTACTCAGG CTGGAAACACCCAGAAAGCAGTTTGACCCATTCTGTGGGAAGACACTGCCTGCAAAAATCGAGACACAGACTAATGTTGTAAATATTACCTTCATAACTGACATGTCAGGAGCACACACTGGCTGGAAGGTGAAATACACAGCAGTAG GTTTGCCGTGCCCCAGTCCTGAAGCACCACCCCATGGCCACATCGCACCAGTGCAAGCACAGTACACTGTGGGTGACCACTATGCCCTCTCTTGTGACATCGGATACGTGCTACTTGAA AATGAAAATGTTGTGATGTCTTTTGTAGCGGAATGCCAGAATAATGCTTCTTGGAGCAAACCCACGGCAGAGTGCATCA TCGTTGACTGTGGGCAGCCTGAGGCCATAGACAGCGGTGCCATTCTGTACCTCGCGGGGCCTGAGAAGACAACCTACAGGGCTGCCATTCAGTACCAGTGTGCAGCCCCCTTCTACACCATGAAGGCTGACAGCAGCG GTGCAGGTAAATATGTATGCAGTGATGATGGATTCTGGAAGAACACCAAGGGAGAAATAACACTGCCTGTCTGTGAACCAG TCTGTGGGATGCAGAGAAGCGGAGCTATAGAACGTATTTATGGAGGAAGGAGAGCCAACCCTGGACAATTTCCATG ctGTGTGGATTCTTGTAGGACTGCGGCATTACCAGCCAGCATTTGA
- the MASP2 gene encoding mannan-binding lectin serine protease 2 isoform X1, producing the protein MSLILSSCCCCVISFITKLLLLLAALCGGVNSSMVLQKMYGRITSPDFPNTYPNHKERTWNITVPKGYAVRIYFTHFNLELSYQCEYDYVKLSSSGKTLATLCGWDSTDTEEAPGNKTYISIDNTLMVVFRSDYSNEKPFTGFEAFYAAEDIDECKQLFDGEPLCNHHCHNYVGGYYCSCRIGYTLHENKRTCTAQCQNQVFTQRTGEIASPDYPAPYPPLSTCSYNIQVEDGFLITLEFMETFNVETHPEVLCPYDVLRLETPRKQFDPFCGKTLPAKIETQTNVVNITFITDMSGAHTGWKVKYTAVGLPCPSPEAPPHGHIAPVQAQYTVGDHYALSCDIGYVLLENENVVMSFVAECQNNASWSKPTAECIIVDCGQPEAIDSGAILYLAGPEKTTYRAAIQYQCAAPFYTMKADSSGAGKYVCSDDGFWKNTKGEITLPVCEPVCGMQRSGAIERIYGGRRANPGQFPWQVMLITERGELGGGSLLYDSWVLTAAHIVAEQRNPSTLRIKLGILNKYSVHFEEVQAEQIFIHEGYKNDLVNFDNDIALIKLEHKVPMSATISPICLPGKEEKFQMKATDTVTVSGWGRTETRSSSVVLLYTELMVIDQKECTDAYANKSHNGNPLVVTENMLCAGVEGGGRDACYGDSGGPLVVWDAQTRKWFVVGIVSWALDCAVAGQYGVYTRVTSYMPWIESTIANNS; encoded by the exons ATGAGTCTCATCCTGTCtagctgttgctgctgtgtgattTCTTTCATTACCAA GCTGCTTCTCTTGCTCGCTGCGCTTTGTGGTGGAGTAAACAGCAGCATGGTGCTGCAGAAAATGTACGGGAGGATCACGTCCCCTGACTTCCCCAATACCTACCCAAATCACAAGGAGAGAACATGGAATATTACCGTCCCCAAAGGATATGCTGTCCGCATCTACTTCACCCACTTCAACCTGGAGCTGTCCTACCAGTGTGAATACGATTACGTGAAG ctgAGCTCCAGTGGGAAGACCTTGGCTACACTATGTGGATGGGATAGTACTGACACTGAGGAGGCTCCAGGCAACAAAACATACATCTCTATTGACAACACCCTCATGGTTGTATTTCGATCTGACTACTCCAATGAGAAGCCATTCACAGGCTTTGAGGCCTTCTATGCTGCTGAAG ATATTGATGAGTGCAAACAGCTGTTTGATGGTGAACCTCTCTGCAATCATCACTGTCACAACTATGTGGGGGGCTACTATTGCAGCTGTCGGATTGGCTACACACTGCATGAAAACAAGAGGACGTGCACAG CCCAGTGTCAGAACCAAGTTTTTACTCAAAGAACTGGAGAAATTGCCAGCCCTGACTATCCAGCGCCTTATCCCCCACTCAGCACCTGCAGCTACAATATCCAGGTAGAAGATGGCTTTCTGATCACATTGGAATTCATGGAGACCTTTAATGTGGAGACACACCCGGAGGTGCTGTGCCCCTATGATGTACTCAGG CTGGAAACACCCAGAAAGCAGTTTGACCCATTCTGTGGGAAGACACTGCCTGCAAAAATCGAGACACAGACTAATGTTGTAAATATTACCTTCATAACTGACATGTCAGGAGCACACACTGGCTGGAAGGTGAAATACACAGCAGTAG GTTTGCCGTGCCCCAGTCCTGAAGCACCACCCCATGGCCACATCGCACCAGTGCAAGCACAGTACACTGTGGGTGACCACTATGCCCTCTCTTGTGACATCGGATACGTGCTACTTGAA AATGAAAATGTTGTGATGTCTTTTGTAGCGGAATGCCAGAATAATGCTTCTTGGAGCAAACCCACGGCAGAGTGCATCA TCGTTGACTGTGGGCAGCCTGAGGCCATAGACAGCGGTGCCATTCTGTACCTCGCGGGGCCTGAGAAGACAACCTACAGGGCTGCCATTCAGTACCAGTGTGCAGCCCCCTTCTACACCATGAAGGCTGACAGCAGCG GTGCAGGTAAATATGTATGCAGTGATGATGGATTCTGGAAGAACACCAAGGGAGAAATAACACTGCCTGTCTGTGAACCAG TCTGTGGGATGCAGAGAAGCGGAGCTATAGAACGTATTTATGGAGGAAGGAGAGCCAACCCTGGACAATTTCCATGGCAAGTGATGTTAATTACTGAGCGTGGAGAATTAGGAGGTGGTTCACTTTTGTACGACAGTTGGGTTTTAACAGCTGCTCACATTGTAGCTGAGCAAAGAAATCCCTCAACTTTGAGGATTAAATTAGGGATTTTGAACAAATATTCAGTTCATTTTGAGGAAGTCCAGgcagaacagatttttattCATGAAGGTTACAAAAACGATCTAGTCAATTTTGACAACGATATTGCATTGATTAAATTGGAACATAAAGTCCCAATGAGTGCCACTATCTCACCCATTTGTTTacctggaaaagaagaaaaatttcagATGAAGGCCACTGACACAGTAACTGTATCGGGTTGGGGAAGAACTGAAACCAGGAGCTcttctgtggtgctgctgtaCACTGAACTGATGGTCATCGACCAGAAAGAGTGTACGGATGCGTATGCAAATAAATCACACAACGGCAACCCTCTTGTGGTAACAGAAAacatgctgtgtgctggagtTGAGGGAGGGGGCAGAGATGCCTGCTATGGGGACAGCGGGGGGCCGCTCGTGGTCTGGGATGCTCAGACCAGAAAGTGGTTTGTTGTTGGGATCGTGTCCTGGGCTTTAGACTGCGCTGTAGCAGGGCAGTATGGGGTCTATACAAGAGTAACGAGCTATATGCCTTGGATTGAAAGCACCATTGCAAATAATTCTTAG
- the MASP2 gene encoding mannan-binding lectin serine protease 2 isoform X3 → MRLLLLLAALCGGVNSSMVLQKMYGRITSPDFPNTYPNHKERTWNITVPKGYAVRIYFTHFNLELSYQCEYDYVKLSSSGKTLATLCGWDSTDTEEAPGNKTYISIDNTLMVVFRSDYSNEKPFTGFEAFYAAEDIDECKQLFDGEPLCNHHCHNYVGGYYCSCRIGYTLHENKRTCTAQCQNQVFTQRTGEIASPDYPAPYPPLSTCSYNIQVEDGFLITLEFMETFNVETHPEVLCPYDVLRLETPRKQFDPFCGKTLPAKIETQTNVVNITFITDMSGAHTGWKVKYTAVGLPCPSPEAPPHGHIAPVQAQYTVGDHYALSCDIGYVLLENENVVMSFVAECQNNASWSKPTAECIIVDCGQPEAIDSGAILYLAGPEKTTYRAAIQYQCAAPFYTMKADSSGAGKYVCSDDGFWKNTKGEITLPVCEPVCGMQRSGAIERIYGGRRANPGQFPWQVMLITERGELGGGSLLYDSWVLTAAHIVAEQRNPSTLRIKLGILNKYSVHFEEVQAEQIFIHEGYKNDLVNFDNDIALIKLEHKVPMSATISPICLPGKEEKFQMKATDTVTVSGWGRTETRSSSVVLLYTELMVIDQKECTDAYANKSHNGNPLVVTENMLCAGVEGGGRDACYGDSGGPLVVWDAQTRKWFVVGIVSWALDCAVAGQYGVYTRVTSYMPWIESTIANNS, encoded by the exons atgag GCTGCTTCTCTTGCTCGCTGCGCTTTGTGGTGGAGTAAACAGCAGCATGGTGCTGCAGAAAATGTACGGGAGGATCACGTCCCCTGACTTCCCCAATACCTACCCAAATCACAAGGAGAGAACATGGAATATTACCGTCCCCAAAGGATATGCTGTCCGCATCTACTTCACCCACTTCAACCTGGAGCTGTCCTACCAGTGTGAATACGATTACGTGAAG ctgAGCTCCAGTGGGAAGACCTTGGCTACACTATGTGGATGGGATAGTACTGACACTGAGGAGGCTCCAGGCAACAAAACATACATCTCTATTGACAACACCCTCATGGTTGTATTTCGATCTGACTACTCCAATGAGAAGCCATTCACAGGCTTTGAGGCCTTCTATGCTGCTGAAG ATATTGATGAGTGCAAACAGCTGTTTGATGGTGAACCTCTCTGCAATCATCACTGTCACAACTATGTGGGGGGCTACTATTGCAGCTGTCGGATTGGCTACACACTGCATGAAAACAAGAGGACGTGCACAG CCCAGTGTCAGAACCAAGTTTTTACTCAAAGAACTGGAGAAATTGCCAGCCCTGACTATCCAGCGCCTTATCCCCCACTCAGCACCTGCAGCTACAATATCCAGGTAGAAGATGGCTTTCTGATCACATTGGAATTCATGGAGACCTTTAATGTGGAGACACACCCGGAGGTGCTGTGCCCCTATGATGTACTCAGG CTGGAAACACCCAGAAAGCAGTTTGACCCATTCTGTGGGAAGACACTGCCTGCAAAAATCGAGACACAGACTAATGTTGTAAATATTACCTTCATAACTGACATGTCAGGAGCACACACTGGCTGGAAGGTGAAATACACAGCAGTAG GTTTGCCGTGCCCCAGTCCTGAAGCACCACCCCATGGCCACATCGCACCAGTGCAAGCACAGTACACTGTGGGTGACCACTATGCCCTCTCTTGTGACATCGGATACGTGCTACTTGAA AATGAAAATGTTGTGATGTCTTTTGTAGCGGAATGCCAGAATAATGCTTCTTGGAGCAAACCCACGGCAGAGTGCATCA TCGTTGACTGTGGGCAGCCTGAGGCCATAGACAGCGGTGCCATTCTGTACCTCGCGGGGCCTGAGAAGACAACCTACAGGGCTGCCATTCAGTACCAGTGTGCAGCCCCCTTCTACACCATGAAGGCTGACAGCAGCG GTGCAGGTAAATATGTATGCAGTGATGATGGATTCTGGAAGAACACCAAGGGAGAAATAACACTGCCTGTCTGTGAACCAG TCTGTGGGATGCAGAGAAGCGGAGCTATAGAACGTATTTATGGAGGAAGGAGAGCCAACCCTGGACAATTTCCATGGCAAGTGATGTTAATTACTGAGCGTGGAGAATTAGGAGGTGGTTCACTTTTGTACGACAGTTGGGTTTTAACAGCTGCTCACATTGTAGCTGAGCAAAGAAATCCCTCAACTTTGAGGATTAAATTAGGGATTTTGAACAAATATTCAGTTCATTTTGAGGAAGTCCAGgcagaacagatttttattCATGAAGGTTACAAAAACGATCTAGTCAATTTTGACAACGATATTGCATTGATTAAATTGGAACATAAAGTCCCAATGAGTGCCACTATCTCACCCATTTGTTTacctggaaaagaagaaaaatttcagATGAAGGCCACTGACACAGTAACTGTATCGGGTTGGGGAAGAACTGAAACCAGGAGCTcttctgtggtgctgctgtaCACTGAACTGATGGTCATCGACCAGAAAGAGTGTACGGATGCGTATGCAAATAAATCACACAACGGCAACCCTCTTGTGGTAACAGAAAacatgctgtgtgctggagtTGAGGGAGGGGGCAGAGATGCCTGCTATGGGGACAGCGGGGGGCCGCTCGTGGTCTGGGATGCTCAGACCAGAAAGTGGTTTGTTGTTGGGATCGTGTCCTGGGCTTTAGACTGCGCTGTAGCAGGGCAGTATGGGGTCTATACAAGAGTAACGAGCTATATGCCTTGGATTGAAAGCACCATTGCAAATAATTCTTAG